A genomic stretch from Anaerolinea thermophila UNI-1 includes:
- a CDS encoding helix-turn-helix transcriptional regulator codes for MEQIKSTRDRILHTLLTHPRSTIKELADAAGINGISVRHHLNALMAEGLIVIEEERHGVGRPRQVYSLSEKGMERFPSRYLRLTNRLLEQLKEALPAPMVSRLFEQIAEDIAAEAAEKVKSLPFEQKMEAVKQLLAQEGFTVEWEQQGDQYVIREITCPYYQIGQSHPEVCAVDQQLISTMLATPAEKVSCVLSGDPHCSYIISKKSIVEKAK; via the coding sequence ATGGAACAAATCAAAAGCACGCGGGATAGAATTCTTCATACATTATTGACCCACCCCAGATCCACCATCAAGGAATTGGCTGACGCTGCTGGTATTAATGGAATCTCTGTAAGGCATCATTTAAACGCTTTAATGGCAGAAGGGTTAATTGTAATTGAAGAAGAACGTCACGGCGTGGGCAGGCCTCGCCAGGTGTACTCCCTTTCCGAAAAAGGGATGGAACGCTTTCCATCCCGATATCTGCGTCTGACCAACCGCTTACTGGAACAGTTAAAAGAAGCCCTTCCTGCTCCCATGGTGAGTCGATTGTTTGAACAAATTGCGGAAGATATTGCGGCAGAAGCGGCCGAAAAGGTAAAATCTCTGCCTTTCGAACAAAAAATGGAAGCAGTCAAACAATTGCTGGCTCAGGAAGGCTTCACAGTGGAATGGGAACAACAGGGTGACCAGTACGTGATTCGGGAAATTACCTGTCCGTACTATCAAATTGGTCAATCACACCCGGAAGTGTGCGCGGTGGATCAACAATTGATCAGCACCATGCTGGCAACCCCAGCAGAGAAAGTTTCCTGTGTATTGTCGGGAGACCCTCACTGTAGTTATATTATCAGCAAAAAATCTATCGTGGAGAAAGCCAAATGA
- the sufB gene encoding Fe-S cluster assembly protein SufB: MANSPQNEFLEALDQYRYGFSDPETYVFKSRKGLDREVVEQISRMKGEPQWMLEFRLKALDHFLKRPMPTWGADLSDLDLNDIYYYVKPTDKEGRSWDDVPATIKETFTRLGIPEAEQKFLAGVGAQYESEMVYHSIQEHLEKQGVIFLSIEDGLRKHPDLFREYFGTVVPIEDNKFAALNSAVWSGGSFVYVPKGVKVDLPLQAYFRLNVANIGQFERTLIIADEGAQVHYVEGCTAPQYTTDSFHSGVIEIVVKRGARVRYTTIQNWSNNVYNLVTQRAVVYGDGVMEWVDANLGSKVTMKYPSCYLMEPGARGEILSIAFAGKGQHQDAGGKVIHFAPHTSSKITSKSISKSGGRTSYRGLLKVYKGAEGVRSNVVCDALLLDDKSRSDTYPYIEIDEEDVTIGHEASVSKVGEEQLFYLMSRGLSEEEATTMVVSGFIEPLVKELPMEYAVEMNRLIQLQMEGSIG; the protein is encoded by the coding sequence ATGGCTAACTCCCCGCAGAATGAGTTTTTAGAGGCTCTGGATCAATATCGGTATGGCTTTAGCGATCCTGAGACTTATGTGTTTAAGAGCCGTAAAGGGCTGGATCGCGAGGTGGTAGAGCAGATCTCCCGCATGAAGGGGGAACCTCAATGGATGCTGGAGTTTCGTCTTAAAGCCCTGGATCATTTCCTGAAACGTCCCATGCCAACTTGGGGGGCGGACTTAAGCGACCTGGATTTGAATGATATTTATTACTATGTCAAACCGACGGACAAAGAAGGGCGTTCATGGGATGATGTTCCTGCCACTATCAAGGAAACTTTTACCCGTTTGGGTATTCCGGAGGCGGAGCAGAAATTTCTTGCTGGCGTGGGCGCTCAGTATGAGTCCGAGATGGTGTACCACAGTATTCAGGAACACCTGGAAAAACAAGGGGTGATTTTCCTCAGTATTGAAGATGGTTTGCGAAAACATCCTGATTTGTTCCGCGAGTATTTTGGCACGGTAGTTCCTATTGAGGACAATAAGTTTGCCGCTCTGAACAGCGCGGTATGGTCTGGTGGTTCATTCGTGTATGTTCCTAAAGGCGTAAAGGTAGATTTGCCACTTCAGGCCTATTTCCGTCTAAATGTTGCGAATATCGGTCAGTTTGAACGCACCTTGATCATTGCCGATGAAGGCGCTCAGGTTCACTACGTGGAAGGATGTACTGCTCCTCAATACACTACCGACTCATTCCACAGCGGGGTGATTGAGATTGTGGTGAAACGGGGTGCGCGTGTTCGCTATACAACCATTCAGAACTGGTCGAATAATGTCTATAATCTGGTCACCCAACGCGCTGTGGTATATGGCGATGGTGTGATGGAATGGGTGGATGCCAACCTTGGTTCCAAGGTAACCATGAAGTATCCCTCCTGCTACTTGATGGAACCTGGGGCCCGAGGGGAAATTCTCTCCATTGCCTTTGCGGGCAAAGGACAGCATCAAGATGCCGGGGGAAAGGTCATCCACTTTGCTCCTCATACCAGTAGCAAAATCACTTCAAAGTCCATCAGCAAGAGTGGTGGCCGAACTTCTTATCGTGGCTTGCTGAAGGTTTACAAAGGTGCTGAAGGTGTCCGTTCCAATGTCGTCTGTGATGCTCTCCTTCTGGATGATAAATCCCGTTCGGATACCTATCCTTACATTGAGATCGATGAAGAAGATGTCACTATTGGACACGAAGCCTCGGTCTCCAAAGTTGGGGAAGAGCAACTTTTCTACCTCATGAGCCGTGGTTTAAGCGAAGAAGAAGCCACCACAATGGTCGTTTCGGGATTCATTGAGCCTCTGGTCAAGGAACTCCCCATGGAATATGCCGTAGAGATGAACCGGCTGATTCAGTTGCAAATGGAAGGCTCAATCGGTTAA
- a CDS encoding SCP2 sterol-binding domain-containing protein, which translates to MQEPEKNQITQILLQAFQPEKAGGIKAVIQVELSGMNGGNYYLRIENGHLEGGEGRVEKPHLTLVSDMQTLMDILQKKSDPMNAFFQGRLQVKGDMGLAMKLIQVFKNPWS; encoded by the coding sequence ATGCAAGAACCAGAAAAAAATCAAATCACTCAAATTCTGTTGCAGGCTTTTCAACCGGAAAAAGCAGGGGGAATCAAGGCCGTTATCCAGGTTGAGTTAAGTGGAATGAATGGTGGAAATTACTACCTGCGGATCGAAAACGGACATCTTGAAGGTGGCGAAGGAAGAGTGGAAAAGCCACATCTTACGTTGGTTTCAGACATGCAAACACTTATGGATATCTTACAAAAGAAAAGCGACCCAATGAATGCATTTTTTCAGGGCCGCTTACAAGTCAAAGGAGATATGGGGCTGGCAATGAAATTAATCCAGGTTTTTAAGAACCCCTGGAGTTAG
- the sufC gene encoding Fe-S cluster assembly ATPase SufC, with protein sequence MSELVIKNLHVAIEGKEIIKGLDLTIRQGEVHAIMGPNGTGKSTLAYTLMGHPAYEVTEGEVWFKGQNILELEPDERSRLGIFLAFQYPVAIPGVTVANFLRTAINARRRAENPEDKGIPIPEFRKLLKSKMELLKMDPAFAGRYLNDGFSGGEKKRAEILQMAMLQPEIAILDETDSGLDIDALRIVAEGVNALRSKDLGVLVITHYQRILNYITPDFVHIMLGGRIVESGDADLALHLEEHGYDWVREKYEAVS encoded by the coding sequence ATGTCTGAGTTGGTCATCAAAAATTTACATGTAGCCATTGAAGGAAAAGAAATTATTAAAGGGCTGGATCTAACTATTCGTCAGGGTGAAGTTCACGCGATTATGGGTCCAAACGGTACGGGCAAGTCCACACTGGCATACACCCTGATGGGACATCCTGCTTATGAGGTAACCGAAGGGGAAGTCTGGTTCAAAGGACAAAATATCCTGGAACTGGAGCCCGATGAGCGTTCTCGCCTGGGTATTTTCTTGGCTTTTCAATATCCCGTTGCTATTCCAGGGGTAACGGTGGCAAATTTCCTGCGCACTGCTATTAATGCCCGACGTCGTGCAGAAAACCCCGAGGACAAAGGCATTCCCATCCCCGAGTTCCGCAAACTTCTCAAATCCAAAATGGAACTGCTCAAAATGGATCCCGCTTTTGCGGGAAGGTATCTAAATGATGGCTTTTCGGGTGGTGAGAAAAAACGTGCCGAAATTTTGCAAATGGCAATGCTCCAGCCGGAAATCGCCATTCTGGATGAGACCGACTCAGGCTTGGATATTGATGCGCTCCGTATTGTGGCAGAAGGCGTGAACGCTTTGCGCAGCAAGGATTTGGGGGTTCTGGTGATCACCCATTATCAGCGCATCTTAAACTATATTACCCCTGACTTTGTTCACATCATGTTGGGCGGACGAATTGTCGAGTCTGGGGATGCCGACCTTGCTCTTCATCTTGAGGAACATGGATACGATTGGGTACGCGAAAAGTACGAAGCCGTTTCATAG
- a CDS encoding metal-sulfur cluster assembly factor, whose translation MTETQNQNRPEWGIDSTHPELVEPLTEALRTIVDPEIGLNIIQLGLVRDVTIEDGNALIKMILTTPFCPYGPAMLETTRQKTEEVLGIPTHIDFRADEMWDFSYMEEGLIDDWGIY comes from the coding sequence ATGACCGAGACTCAAAACCAAAACCGTCCGGAATGGGGTATTGATTCTACACACCCCGAGTTGGTTGAACCGCTTACTGAAGCCTTACGCACGATTGTTGATCCGGAAATTGGTTTGAATATTATTCAGTTAGGGTTGGTTCGCGATGTAACCATTGAGGATGGCAATGCTTTAATCAAAATGATTCTCACCACTCCATTCTGCCCATATGGGCCAGCCATGCTGGAAACCACACGTCAGAAAACGGAAGAAGTTTTAGGGATACCCACACATATCGACTTTCGGGCAGATGAGATGTGGGACTTTTCCTATATGGAAGAAGGGCTGATTGATGATTGGGGGATTTACTAA